GTGTGGAAGAAGCGCTCGCGGATGCGGAAGGCGCACACGGCCTTGCGTCCCAGGTCCTCGATCTCGGGCGGGATGAAGCGCCGGTAATAGTAGTGGGTCGGCTGCAGGTTGGTGACGATCTCCATGATGCCGGTATTGACCCGGTGCGAGGCGCAGAACACGACGCCGCCCTCGCTATCCGTGAGGCCGTCGAAGGAGACCAGGTCGCCGGACACGAAGCACTCGATGAAGAAATCCTTGGGCGGATAGACCAGGACCCCGGCGAGCTGCTCATCGCTGTCGACCCGGAACACGCTCTGGGCGCCCACGCCCACGTCCGGTTTGAAGATCACGGGGAAGCCGTGCCGGGCCACGAAGGCGCGAATCTGCTCCGCGGAGGTCACCTTCTCGCCGGGCGCGACGGGCACGCCGGCCTGCCGGAAGATCTCCTTCATGCCGGATTTGCGGCGGTTGAAGTCCAGGTCCGCGGGCTTCTGGCCGGGGATGCCGAAGTCTTGGCGCAGCTGGGCCTCCAGGCCCAGCCAGTGCTCGGCATGGGAGTCGATGCGGTCGATGCGGCCCTGGCGGTAGATGAGGTAGGCGACGGCGCGGTAGAGGCTCTCGTAGTCGGCCATGTTGGGCACATGGGTGTACTCGGCCAAAGCCGAGCGGAGCTCCGGGCCGAGCTCGTGGTCCGGAGCGTCGCCGATGCCCAGGACGTTGGCGCCGGCCTCCCTCAAAGCGAAGGTGAAGGCCTGGAAATTCTGCGGGAAGTTCGGGGACAGGAGCAGGACGTTCATAGGAGGCTATGATAGCAAAACGCCGTCGGAGTGAGCCCGCGGACGCTAGCGCGCGAAGACCAGCCGGCCCGCGGCGATCGTCCACAGCACCTCGGCTCGGCCGATCTCCTGGGGCGCGGCCGCGCAGATGTCGCGGTCCAGAACGGTCAGGTCCGCGCGCTTGCCCACGTCGATCGAGCCCGTCTCGCGCTCGCGCAAGCCCGCGAAGGCTCCGCGCAGGGTGTAGCCGTCGATCAGG
Above is a window of Elusimicrobiota bacterium DNA encoding:
- a CDS encoding carboxylate--amine ligase, which codes for MNVLLLSPNFPQNFQAFTFALREAGANVLGIGDAPDHELGPELRSALAEYTHVPNMADYESLYRAVAYLIYRQGRIDRIDSHAEHWLGLEAQLRQDFGIPGQKPADLDFNRRKSGMKEIFRQAGVPVAPGEKVTSAEQIRAFVARHGFPVIFKPDVGVGAQSVFRVDSDEQLAGVLVYPPKDFFIECFVSGDLVSFDGLTDSEGGVVFCASHRVNTGIMEIVTNLQPTHYYYRRFIPPEIEDLGRKAVCAFRIRERFFHTEFLIGRDGQAVALEINVRPPGGHSIDMMNWACDIDLYRLWARSVVCGESHFDYERKYNVAHVGRRERTRYRHAHEEVLRELAPLLVSHSPYPKVFSVAMGDYVYFMRHPDLDKLLAGIAYIEEQA